The proteins below are encoded in one region of Brassica oleracea var. oleracea cultivar TO1000 unplaced genomic scaffold, BOL UnpScaffold00626, whole genome shotgun sequence:
- the LOC106319813 gene encoding uncharacterized protein LOC106319813: protein MEGAAVAEGLWGLADHHEKLGDMGKTIKCLEAICQSQISFLPLVEVKTRLRVSALLLRYSHNVNHAKSHLERSLLLLKSIPSSFDLKFRTFSLLSHCYHLLASFPPQRNLLLKALELASSVPQDVSAYLWSCNFNSQLANTFIIQADFPSSLSALDSGFLSASHICFPELQMFFTASMLHVHIMQWTDDYSVEKAVQRCDDIWQTISSDKTERCPGLFFYNEMLHVFYRLRLCDYKNAQHHVDRLDQAMNAHSHKMLEAQQLQHDLTSLDHSLSRYDLPSRERAALSDRRSQLQDRVNALSPSSTTAANSLEPAFFGNMDRAWTERLLLSQSPIDGEWLPKSAIYALVHLMVVISGRPKGLFKECSKRIESGMHIIQDELVKLGITDEVREADLRHTAIWMSGIYLMLQMQFLENKVALELTRSEYVEAQEALVEMKNLFTRFPTILQASECVIEMLRGQYSHSVGCYSEAAFHSIEASKLTESKSLQATCQAFAAVSYLTIGDADSSSKALDLIGPLYGMTNSLSGVREEASILFAYGLLLMKQQDLQEARNRLAKGLQIAHTHMSNLQLVSQYLTLLGNLALSLHDTVQAREILRSSLTLAKKLSDIPTQLWVLSSFTALYQQLGEKGSEMENEEHRKKKWDEMQSRLAEARGSIHHIELVEKARLEMHKVEGAQEQAEVTYGMQASLDIPESVGIEGPSPAQYSSRLVGLDTGKRWGKRRV, encoded by the exons ATGGAAGGTGCTGCGGTGGCGGAAGGTCTGTGGGGACTAGCGGATCACCACGAGAAGCTTGGTGACATGGGCAAGACCATAAAATGCTTAGAAGCCATCTGCCAAAGCCAAATCTCTTTCCTTCCTCTCGTTGAAGTCAAGACTCGCCTCCGTGTCTCAGCCCTTCTCCTCCGTTACTCTCACAACGTCAACCACGCCAAGTCCCATCTCGAGCgctctctcctcctcctcaagTCTATTCCTTCCTCCTTCGATCTCAAGTTCCGGACTTTCAGCTTGCTCAGCCACTGTTATCACCTCCTCGCCTCCTTCCCTCCTCAGCGCAACCTCCTCCTCAAGGCTCTCGAGCTCGCTTCCTCTGTCCCTCAGGATGTCTCTGCTTACCTCTGGTCCTGCAACTTCAACTCTCAGCTCGCTAACACCTTCATCATCCAAGCTGATTTCCCTTCTTCTCTCTCCGCTCTCGACTCTGGCTTTCTCTCTGCTTCTCACATCTGTTTCCCTGAGCTTCAG ATGTTCTTCACCGCTTCTATGCTTCACGTTCATATCATGCAATGGACTGATGATTACTCGGTGGAAAAGGCTGTTCAGCGATGTGATGACATCTGGCAGACCATTTCTTCTGACAAG ACTGAACGATGCCCCGGTTTGTTCTTCTACAACGAGATGCTGCATGTTTTCTACCGCCTCAGGCTCTGTGATTACAAGAACGCCCAGCATCATGTCGACCGCTTAGACCAGGCCATGAATGCTCATTCCCATAAAATGCTGGAGGCTCAGCAGCTTCAGCACGATCTCACTTCGTTGGATCATAGTCTCTCCCGTTACGACCTTCCCTCCAGGGAAAGGGCAGCACTCTCCGACAGACGATCTCAGCTCCAAGATCGCGTAAATGCATTGTCTCCATCTTCTACCACTGCTGCTAACTCTCTGGAGCCTGCCTTCTTTGGCAATATGGACCGTGCGTGGACAGAGAGGCTACTGCTTTCACAATCTCCAATCGATGGAGAGTGGCTACCAAAAAGTGCCATCTatgctttggtccatcttatgGTTGTCATATCGGGACGTCCCAAAGGACTCTTTAAAGAGTGTTCAAAACGCATTGAGTCTGGAATGCACATCATTCAAG ACGAACTGGTCAAACTTGGAATTACTGACGAAGTTAGAG AAGCTGATTTGCGGCACACAGCTATTTGGATGTCTGGGATATATCTAATGCTACAGATGCAGTTCCTTGAGAATAAAGTGGCTTTGGAACTTACAAGGTCTGAATATGTCGAAGCACAAGAG GCTCTGGTTGAGATGAAAAATTTGTTTACTCGGTTTCCAACGATCTTGCAAGCTTCTGAGTGTGTGATTGAGATGCTCAGGGGGCAATATAGTCACTCTGTCGGTTGCTATAGTGAAGCTGCTTTCCATTCTATCGAAGCATCTAag CTGACAGAGAGTAAATCGTTGCAAGCTACGTGTCAAGCTTTTGCAGCTGTTTCTTACCTCACAATTGGAGATGCTGATTCATCATCAAAG GCACTTGATTTGATTGGGCCACTCTATGGAATGACGAATTCACTATCTGGTGTGCGAGAAGAAGCTAGTATTCTCTTTGCTTATGGTCTCCTTTTGATGAAGCAACAAGATCTACAGGAAGCAAG AAACCGTCTTGCCAAGGGTTTGCAGATAGCGCATACTCATATGAGTAACCTGCAGCTAGTTTCACAGTATTTGACACTTCTGGGAAATCTGGCTCTTTCCTTACACGACACGGTACAAGCCAGAGAGATCCTTCGTTCCTCTCTTACACTTGCGAAGAAACTCTCTGATATCCCAACTCAGCTATGGGTTCTATCCAGCTTCACag CTCTATATCAGCAGTTGGGTGAGAAAGGGAGCGAGATGGAGAACGAAGAACACAGGAAGAAGAAATGGGATGAGATGCAGAGTAGACTAGCTGAAGCGCGTGGATCCATCCATCACATTGAACTA GTGGAGAAAGCTAGGCTAGAGATGCATAAGGTGGAGGGTGCACAAGAACAGGCTGAAGTAACTTACGGGATGCAAGCGAGTCTGGACATTCCAGAGTCTGTGGGTATAGAAGGTCCGTCACCGGCTCAGTACTCGTCGAGGCTTGTAGGTTTAGACACGGGAAAAAGATGGGGAAAACGAAGGGTATGA
- the LOC106319811 gene encoding uncharacterized protein LOC106319811, giving the protein MEGYAFLFKILNAATRARVIKQCLWQIEGQTMFVDKWEPGVIPTKPELTSAPIWLELRQVPFQFFHEDGLERIAGLVGHPKFLHPATTNKTNLEVAKVFTIIDPRKPLPEAVNVQFDSGEISRVLVSSPWMPPVCESCKEIGHVTKRCPSSVAAKPCSRCKSLTHISANCPQKQSQDPQRNNPEPTKRRTRRSKSRGKQFWKRADQVILPQTEAPRTEAPLPIASTDYQHTEIVKHSKLGTDGDREVGERSETPPYLKVSRPGSGSDISGSSKSDLPSDSSDVETSDSELEEGEFSDRDRDFQVVHNKKKFSGLKQSDQKGNRGRSLKLY; this is encoded by the coding sequence ATGGAAGGTTATGCTTTTCTGTTCAAAATTCTGAATGCTGCTACCAGAGCTAGGGTCATAAAGCAATGTCTGTGGCAGATCGAGGGACAGACGATGTTTGTAGACAAATGGGAACCAGGGGTTATTCCAACCAAACCGGAACTCACATCTGCTCCCATCTGGCTCGAACTTCGACAAGTCCCGTTCCAGTTCTTCCATGAGGATGGATTGGAAAGGATTGCTGGACTGGTGGGGCATCCCAAATTCCTGCATCCGGCaacaacaaataaaactaatctGGAAGTGGCTAAGGTATTCACGATAATTGATCCAAGGAAACCTCTTCCCGAAGCAGTGAATGTGCAGTTCGACTCAGGCGAAATTAGTAGAGTCTTGGTATCAAGCCCATGGATGCCCCCTGTCTGTGAGTCTTGTAAAGAGATAGGGCATGTAACCAAGAGATGCCCCTCCTCTGTTGCTGCTAAGCCATGCTCGAGGTGCAAGTCCCTAACCCACATTTCGGCAAATTGTCCTCAGAAGCAATCTCAGGATCCTCAGAGGAACAACCCGGAACCAACCAAAAGAAGGACCAGAAGAAGCAAATCAAGAGGTAAGCAGTTTTGGAAACGTGCTGATCAAGTAATCCTTCCTCAGACAGAAGCTCCCCGAACAGAAGCTCCTCTGCCCATCGCCTCCACGGACTATCAACATACAGAGATTGTCAAGCACTCCAAGCTTGGCACTGACGGCGACAGAGAAGTAGGCGAAAGAAGTGAAACGCCTCCATATCTTAAGGTCTCTAGACCCGGTAGCGGTTCTGATATCTCAGGATCCTCTAAATCTGACCTGCCATCTGACTCATCCGATGTTGAAACCTCAGATTCAGAGCTGGAAGAAGGTGAATTCAGCGATCGAGACCGTGATTTTCAGGTGGTACATAACAAGAAGAAGTTCTCAGGCCTGAAGCAGTCGGACCAGAAAGGAAACCGGGGCAGGAGCCTCAAACTCTATTAA